Proteins from a genomic interval of Brassica oleracea var. oleracea cultivar TO1000 unplaced genomic scaffold, BOL UnpScaffold00891, whole genome shotgun sequence:
- the LOC106320355 gene encoding phosphoenolpyruvate carboxylase kinase 1-like (The sequence of the model RefSeq protein was modified relative to this genomic sequence to represent the inferred CDS: added 33 bases not found in genome assembly), translating into MTCSQNNNNNNDNKYQICEEIGRGRFGTVTRVYAPSTGDFYACKTIDKTSLTDALDRACIDTEPKLMALLSYHPNIIQIHDLVETDSTLSIYMELVDPSVSIYDRLVSSGTFSESQTASFAKQILLGLSHCHRYGVVHRDIKPENILLDLRNDTVKICDFGSGVWLGEGETTEGVVGTPYYVAPEVLMGCSYGEKGDLWSAGVVLYTMLAGAPPFYGETAEEIFEAVLRGNLRFPPSVFRGVSSMAKDFLRKLMCKDASRRLSAEQALRHPWIQRAGEADERFI; encoded by the exons GACAACAAGTACCAGATCTGCGAAGAGATCGGTCGGGGACGCTTCGGCACCGTCACTCGCGTCTACGCTCCTTCCACCGGCGACTTCTACGCCTGCAAAACCATCGACAAGACCTCCCTCACCGACGCGCTCGACCGCGCGTGCATCGACACAGAGCCCAAACTCATGGCTCTCTTGTCTTACCACCCGAACATCATCCAAATCCACGACCTCGTCGAAACGGACTCGACTCTCTCCATCTACATGGAGCTAGTGGACCCCTCCGTCTCCATCTACGACCGCCTCGTCTCCTCCGGGACCTTCTCCGAGTCCCAAACGGCGTCGTTCGCGAAACAGATTCTTCTAGGGCTCTCGCATTGCCACCGGTACGGCGTCGTTCACAGGGACATTAAGCCGGAGAATATTCTGTTGGATCTTAGGAACGATACTGTAAAAATCTGTGACTTCGGGTCTGGGGTTTGGTTGGGTGAGGGAGAGACCACGGAAGGCGTGGTGGGGACGCCGTATTACGTGGCGCCGGAGGTTCTGATGGGTTGTTCTTACGGAGAGAAGGGTGATCTCTGGAGCGCGGGTGTTGTTTTGTACACGATGCTCGCCGGAGCTCCGCCGTTTTACGGGGAGACGGCGGAGGAGATTTTCGAGGCGGTGCTGAGGGGAAACTTGAGGTTTCCGCCGAGTGTGTTCAGAGGTGTCTCGTCGATGGCTAAAGACTTCTTGAGGAAGTTGATGTGTAAGGATGCTTCTAGAAGACTCTCAGCTGAACAAGCTCTCA GGCACCCCTGGATTCAACGAGCAGGGGAAGCAGATGAAAGATTCATCTAG